Proteins from a single region of Akkermansiaceae bacterium:
- a CDS encoding plasmid pRiA4b ORF-3 family protein: MSKEKGGRVVVKVFLYGIKPEIWRRFSISVEATFLDLHNAIQAAMGWENKSPHEFRHGKGKRLVDVIGPVGLQGVIGEFQDETQVTLADYIGKKKLPMRLLYRYDFADEWIHEVVFEKKEEGEGGPKIIDGGRACPPEDFGGHFQYMQALHGEIGWMNPGYEPEKFEPEKVDFTPKKERKRR, translated from the coding sequence ATGTCGAAAGAAAAAGGCGGCCGCGTGGTGGTGAAGGTGTTCCTCTATGGCATCAAGCCGGAGATCTGGAGGCGCTTCTCCATTTCCGTGGAGGCGACGTTCCTCGATCTCCACAACGCGATCCAGGCGGCGATGGGGTGGGAGAACAAGAGTCCCCATGAATTCCGCCACGGCAAGGGCAAGCGGCTCGTGGACGTGATCGGCCCCGTCGGCCTCCAGGGGGTCATCGGCGAGTTCCAGGATGAGACGCAGGTCACGCTGGCGGACTACATCGGCAAGAAGAAGCTGCCGATGCGGCTGCTCTACCGCTATGATTTCGCCGACGAATGGATCCATGAAGTGGTCTTCGAGAAAAAGGAGGAGGGCGAAGGCGGGCCGAAAATCATCGACGGTGGCCGCGCCTGCCCGCCGGAGGATTTCGGCGGGCATTTCCAGTACATGCAGGCGCTGCATGGCGAGATCGGCTGGATGAACCCGGGATACGAGCCGGAGAAGTTCGAGCCGGAGAAGGTGGACTTCACCCCGAAGAAAGAGCGGAAGCGGCGCTGA
- a CDS encoding MBL fold metallo-hydrolase: protein MNVDGLLTVRNFPVAFHVLRDNRGLYLVDAGFIGGERALERHLAARGWEKEPILGVIVTHGHLDHILNVARIAERHGAWIAAPRLDAAHYEGRPRYGGWSKVAGILERIGRPLFGFRPFTPDRLLDDGDFLDVWHGLRAIHLPGHTAGHTGYFCEKLGLLFCGDLFASYQRFTHLPPRFFNEDSSRIPPSVGKALDLPLRGVVPNHGDDAPPGVHLERLRKLSRR, encoded by the coding sequence ATGAATGTGGATGGCCTGCTGACCGTCCGGAATTTCCCAGTGGCCTTCCATGTGCTGCGTGACAACCGCGGCCTCTATCTGGTCGATGCCGGATTCATCGGCGGGGAAAGGGCGCTGGAAAGACACCTCGCGGCGCGGGGTTGGGAAAAGGAGCCGATCCTAGGCGTGATCGTGACACACGGACACCTCGACCATATCCTCAATGTGGCCCGAATCGCGGAAAGGCATGGAGCGTGGATCGCCGCACCGAGGCTGGATGCGGCCCACTATGAGGGTCGCCCGCGGTATGGCGGCTGGTCAAAGGTCGCGGGCATCTTGGAAAGGATCGGAAGACCATTGTTCGGGTTCAGGCCGTTCACTCCTGACCGTCTGTTGGACGACGGGGATTTCCTCGATGTCTGGCACGGTCTGCGGGCCATCCATCTCCCCGGCCACACCGCGGGGCATACGGGATATTTCTGCGAGAAGCTGGGGCTGCTGTTCTGCGGGGATCTTTTCGCCAGCTATCAGCGTTTCACCCATCTCCCGCCCCGATTCTTCAATGAAGATAGCAGCCGCATACCGCCCAGTGTGGGAAAGGCACTCGATCTTCCGCTGCGTGGCGTGGTTCCGAACCACGGGGATGATGCGCCGCCCGGAGTCCATCTGGAGAGGCTCCGGAAGCTCTCACGACGATAA
- a CDS encoding GntR family transcriptional regulator, giving the protein MPQIGQRATLPVLRESKFGLYLDGGDLGRILLPTREMPANWSVGAFIDVFLHHDSEDRPVATMKQPKAMAGDFAKLKCVSVTGVGAFMDWGLAKDLMVPFREQKTRMIPGKSYLVHVFVDEETGRLIGTTRLTRHLDKTPPPWRGGEKVEIILFAKTPLGYKAVIGNTHTGLLFANQVFQDVQPGERFTAYIADRRPDGKVDLTLNPPGRQRVDDLSEQILNELKARGGFWPIGDHSSAEEIKEELGVSKRTFKQTIGALLKARKITADGKGIRLAAT; this is encoded by the coding sequence ATGCCGCAGATTGGCCAGCGCGCCACCCTTCCCGTTCTCCGCGAATCCAAGTTCGGCCTCTACCTCGATGGGGGGGACCTGGGGCGCATCCTGCTGCCCACGCGGGAGATGCCGGCGAATTGGTCCGTCGGTGCCTTCATCGATGTCTTCCTCCACCACGACTCCGAAGACCGTCCGGTGGCGACCATGAAGCAGCCGAAGGCCATGGCGGGGGACTTCGCGAAGCTGAAATGCGTGTCCGTCACCGGCGTCGGCGCGTTCATGGACTGGGGCCTGGCGAAGGACCTGATGGTTCCCTTCCGGGAGCAGAAGACGCGCATGATCCCGGGGAAATCCTACCTCGTCCATGTGTTCGTGGATGAGGAAACCGGCCGTTTGATCGGCACCACGCGGCTCACCCGCCATCTCGACAAAACCCCGCCCCCATGGCGCGGCGGGGAGAAGGTGGAGATCATCCTCTTCGCCAAGACCCCGCTCGGTTACAAGGCGGTCATCGGGAACACCCACACCGGCCTGCTCTTCGCGAACCAGGTGTTCCAGGACGTGCAGCCCGGCGAACGCTTCACCGCCTACATCGCCGACCGCCGTCCGGACGGGAAAGTCGATCTCACCCTCAATCCTCCGGGCCGGCAGCGCGTGGACGACCTGTCCGAACAGATCCTCAACGAACTGAAAGCGCGCGGCGGCTTCTGGCCCATCGGCGACCACAGCTCCGCGGAGGAGATCAAGGAGGAGCTGGGCGTCAGCAAGCGCACCTTCAAGCAGACCATCGGCGCGCTGCTCAAGGCACGGAAGATCACCGCGGACGGGAAGGGGATCCGGCTCGCGGCCACGTGA
- a CDS encoding SMP-30/gluconolactonase/LRE family protein — protein sequence MIVEPVGTVRSKWGEGAVWWGDALLYVDIEGHKVWRFNPATGEETSWEVGERVGTVVPRESGGLVIAGDNGISFLDPESGKLTAIADPEPDKKPDNRFNDGKCSPDGRFFAGTISLVKKTGDARLYRLDPDLTLHEAFGPVTNSNGIVWSADGKTVFYIDTPRKEIMAFDYEADGHLRNMRTVADTSHIDASPDGMTIDADGNLWVAFCHGGCVACFDAESGKELRRVEVPALETTSCAFGGADLDDLYVTTGIHGKIEEEHGGRLFVVRGLGVKGVPANAFAG from the coding sequence TTGATTGTTGAACCGGTTGGGACAGTGAGGAGCAAGTGGGGTGAAGGCGCGGTCTGGTGGGGGGATGCCCTGCTCTACGTGGACATCGAGGGTCACAAGGTGTGGCGTTTCAACCCGGCGACAGGGGAAGAAACCTCCTGGGAGGTGGGCGAGCGCGTCGGCACGGTGGTGCCGCGGGAGAGCGGCGGGCTGGTCATCGCCGGGGACAACGGCATTTCCTTCCTCGATCCGGAAAGCGGGAAGCTCACCGCCATCGCGGACCCGGAGCCGGACAAGAAGCCGGACAACCGCTTCAACGACGGCAAGTGCTCTCCTGACGGACGTTTCTTCGCCGGTACCATCAGCCTGGTGAAAAAAACGGGGGACGCCCGGCTCTACCGTCTCGATCCCGACCTGACGCTGCACGAAGCCTTCGGCCCGGTGACGAACTCCAACGGAATCGTCTGGTCCGCGGATGGGAAGACGGTTTTCTACATCGATACGCCACGGAAGGAGATCATGGCGTTCGACTATGAAGCGGACGGACACCTGCGGAACATGCGGACGGTGGCGGACACCTCCCACATCGACGCGTCCCCGGACGGCATGACCATCGATGCGGACGGGAATCTGTGGGTCGCGTTCTGCCACGGCGGTTGCGTGGCCTGTTTTGACGCGGAATCCGGCAAGGAACTGCGGCGGGTGGAGGTGCCCGCGCTGGAGACGACATCCTGCGCCTTCGGCGGTGCGGACCTGGATGATCTGTATGTCACGACCGGCATCCACGGAAAGATCGAGGAAGAACATGGCGGGCGGTTGTTCGTCGTGCGCGGCCTCGGGGTGAAGGGCGTTCCCGCGAACGCCTTCGCCGGTTGA
- a CDS encoding patatin-like phospholipase family protein, which produces MDPRTLQPEPRARLLSFDGGGIRGLFALQYAKRIETLLREKTGNPDMVLADYFHYVGGTSTGAIIAAFVSWGLPMAEIERLYRINAAAMFQKSGLLKRFTSHRFVAEGLSRFLRDFFVEDDGSPATFGTKKLKTLLLVVTRNASTGSAWPLSNNPQAKYNNLESPGNNLQIPLWQLVRASTAAPTFFPPEILEVKGEAGKPLVFAFEDGGVTPFNCPAYLLSIMATLPEYNLCWKTGRENMSVVSIGTGGTKLGRGDRLFVDVLAQAKNLPSSLIGSFQQYQDLLCRVNGECRFGPPVDGEVGDLMRPNGEGKFLYARYDKVFSGDDLLAAEKVTRKGFTLDNLELMDFLIERGTAHAEETVKLSHFDEL; this is translated from the coding sequence ATGGATCCACGGACGCTGCAACCGGAACCGCGTGCAAGGCTGCTATCCTTCGACGGCGGGGGGATCCGCGGCTTGTTCGCGCTCCAGTATGCGAAGCGGATCGAGACGCTGCTGCGGGAAAAGACGGGCAACCCGGACATGGTGCTGGCGGATTACTTCCACTACGTGGGTGGTACCAGCACGGGGGCGATCATCGCCGCGTTCGTGTCATGGGGGCTGCCGATGGCGGAGATCGAGCGGCTCTACCGCATCAACGCCGCGGCCATGTTCCAGAAGTCCGGCCTGTTGAAACGCTTCACCAGCCACCGCTTCGTGGCGGAGGGCCTGTCGCGGTTCCTGCGTGACTTCTTCGTGGAGGATGATGGAAGCCCCGCCACCTTCGGAACGAAGAAGCTGAAGACGCTGCTGCTGGTGGTCACGCGCAACGCTTCGACCGGTTCCGCGTGGCCGCTGTCGAACAACCCGCAGGCGAAATACAACAACCTGGAGTCTCCCGGAAACAACCTGCAGATCCCGCTGTGGCAGCTCGTGCGGGCCAGCACCGCCGCGCCGACTTTCTTCCCGCCGGAGATCCTGGAAGTGAAAGGGGAGGCGGGGAAGCCACTCGTCTTCGCGTTTGAGGACGGGGGAGTGACCCCTTTCAACTGCCCCGCCTATCTGCTCAGCATCATGGCCACGCTGCCGGAGTACAACCTCTGCTGGAAGACGGGGCGTGAGAACATGAGCGTCGTCTCCATCGGCACCGGTGGCACCAAGCTGGGCCGCGGGGACCGGCTGTTCGTGGATGTGCTGGCACAGGCGAAGAACCTGCCCTCATCGCTCATCGGCTCTTTCCAGCAATACCAGGATCTTCTCTGCCGCGTGAACGGCGAGTGCCGCTTCGGCCCGCCGGTGGACGGCGAGGTGGGCGACCTGATGCGGCCGAACGGGGAGGGGAAATTCCTCTACGCCCGGTATGACAAGGTGTTCTCCGGAGACGACCTGCTGGCCGCGGAGAAAGTGACGCGGAAGGGCTTCACGCTGGATAACCTGGAACTGATGGACTTCCTCATCGAGCGGGGGACCGCCCATGCGGAGGAAACGGTGAAGCTTTCCCACTTCGATGAACTCTGA
- a CDS encoding GreA/GreB family elongation factor: MNSPLLSEADFARLESIHNLTATPPKPSHEQRLALAGYLAFASATADPASLDLRVGFGDEVILLSPSDATDDFRLRIVMPHEADPAEGRISVLAPVSLAILGHEKGRVVSWQANGAMRQMRIAEVRKQRETDLAPLS; the protein is encoded by the coding sequence ATGAACTCACCTCTTTTGAGTGAGGCGGACTTTGCTCGCCTCGAATCCATCCACAACCTCACCGCCACTCCTCCAAAGCCCTCGCATGAGCAACGCCTCGCGTTGGCCGGATACCTCGCATTCGCATCCGCAACGGCTGATCCGGCATCGCTGGATCTCCGCGTGGGATTTGGTGACGAAGTCATCCTGCTCTCTCCGTCGGATGCGACGGATGACTTCCGCCTCCGCATCGTCATGCCGCATGAGGCGGATCCGGCGGAAGGCCGCATCTCCGTCCTCGCCCCCGTCTCGCTGGCGATTCTGGGACACGAAAAAGGCCGCGTCGTTTCATGGCAGGCCAATGGTGCCATGAGGCAGATGCGCATCGCCGAAGTCCGCAAGCAGCGCGAGACGGACCTCGCCCCCCTTTCCTGA
- a CDS encoding tRNA (cytidine(34)-2'-O)-methyltransferase, with amino-acid sequence MFHIVLVHPEIPHNAGAAGRLALATDSTLHLIKPLSFSLEDKYVRRTGLDYWQDVKLHVWESYDDFIAGADPAARKWYLSTKATRSPWTAEFKAGDYLIFGRETKGLPEEIVRDAGNNGLRIPMAPGGTRSLNLATSVAIVLYEAVRQQGPEW; translated from the coding sequence ATGTTCCACATCGTCCTCGTCCATCCGGAGATCCCGCACAACGCGGGGGCAGCCGGTCGTCTCGCCCTCGCCACGGATTCCACCCTCCATCTCATCAAGCCGCTGAGCTTCTCGCTGGAGGACAAGTACGTCCGCCGCACCGGTCTCGACTACTGGCAGGATGTGAAGCTCCACGTGTGGGAGAGCTATGACGACTTCATCGCCGGGGCGGATCCCGCCGCGCGGAAATGGTACCTCAGCACGAAGGCCACCCGCTCACCATGGACTGCGGAGTTCAAGGCGGGCGACTACCTCATCTTCGGCCGCGAGACCAAAGGCCTGCCGGAAGAGATCGTCCGCGACGCGGGGAACAATGGCCTGCGCATCCCCATGGCCCCTGGTGGCACCCGCAGCCTGAACCTGGCGACATCGGTTGCCATCGTGTTGTATGAGGCGGTGCGGCAGCAGGGGCCGGAGTGGTAG
- a CDS encoding DUF1080 domain-containing protein — MSLRFYAKSFLTISLASAGLAHATEQDWRPLLNEKMTGWEVWLGRPHPSIQGLPADLPADEKGKKLPLGLGNDPKGVFTMKMQDGEPVLRISGEIWGGLTTTETFTSYHLRTQIKWGELKWEPRLDRVRDNGILYHCTGEHGAGGGNWKKSLEFQVQEGDMGDFWQVAGTRADIRAVQVEKDFFYDPKGEVRRFGEAEMEGVTKAHVAHLRGDFEKPHGEWNTLDLYVVGRDAVHVVNGTVVLVLRNASAVDKETKTETPLTSGQIQIQSEAAECFYRRMEIRPLVEFPADLRKAAGL; from the coding sequence ATGTCACTCCGCTTTTACGCCAAATCCTTCCTCACCATAAGCCTTGCTTCGGCGGGTCTAGCGCACGCCACGGAGCAAGACTGGCGGCCCCTCCTCAACGAAAAGATGACCGGTTGGGAGGTCTGGCTCGGCAGGCCGCATCCATCGATCCAGGGACTGCCCGCCGACCTGCCGGCGGATGAGAAAGGCAAGAAGCTCCCGCTCGGCCTGGGCAATGATCCTAAGGGCGTCTTCACGATGAAGATGCAGGATGGCGAGCCGGTGCTGCGCATTTCCGGAGAAATCTGGGGCGGGCTGACCACCACGGAGACGTTCACCAGCTACCATCTGCGGACGCAGATAAAATGGGGCGAGCTGAAGTGGGAACCGCGGCTGGACCGGGTGCGGGACAACGGCATCCTCTACCACTGCACGGGCGAGCATGGCGCGGGCGGCGGCAACTGGAAGAAGAGCCTGGAGTTCCAGGTGCAGGAGGGCGACATGGGTGACTTCTGGCAGGTGGCGGGCACCCGCGCGGACATCCGTGCGGTCCAGGTGGAGAAGGATTTCTTTTATGATCCGAAGGGGGAGGTCCGCCGCTTCGGTGAGGCGGAGATGGAGGGCGTGACGAAGGCCCATGTGGCACACCTGCGCGGCGACTTCGAGAAACCGCATGGGGAGTGGAACACGCTCGACCTCTACGTGGTCGGCCGGGATGCGGTGCACGTAGTGAACGGCACCGTGGTGCTGGTGCTGCGCAACGCATCCGCCGTGGACAAGGAGACGAAAACAGAAACTCCGCTCACCTCCGGACAGATCCAGATCCAGTCGGAGGCGGCGGAGTGTTTCTACCGGCGGATGGAGATCCGTCCGCTGGTGGAGTTCCCCGCGGACCTCAGAAAGGCCGCGGGGCTGTGA